One part of the Thermococcus litoralis DSM 5473 genome encodes these proteins:
- a CDS encoding 30S ribosomal protein S6e: MATFKLVISDPKSGIAKQVEITGAEADKLIGLRIGDEIEAKELGLNLSEIFGSEIPADVKLKITGGTDKDGFPMRPDVHGPRRVRILLSRGPGFRPQERGERRKKTVRGNTISPEIAQINVKIVYP, from the coding sequence ATGGCAACATTTAAGCTTGTAATATCCGATCCAAAGAGTGGTATCGCAAAGCAGGTCGAAATTACTGGAGCTGAGGCAGATAAGTTGATTGGACTTAGAATAGGAGACGAAATAGAGGCTAAGGAGTTAGGGCTTAATTTGAGTGAAATCTTTGGAAGTGAAATTCCAGCAGATGTTAAGCTTAAAATAACCGGTGGAACTGACAAAGATGGCTTCCCAATGAGGCCTGACGTTCATGGGCCAAGAAGGGTTAGAATTCTCCTTTCAAGAGGTCCTGGATTTAGGCCTCAAGAGAGGGGAGAAAGGAGGAAGAAAACCGTTAGGGGCAACACAATAAGCCCCGAAATTGCTCAAATAAACGTTAAAATTGTCTATCCATGA
- a CDS encoding TRAP transporter small permease subunit has product MDPISRLNSKLSFFIMYSTLLITFVVVYEVATRYFLNMADSRAIFVSVWLYGILFTLGGAYTLHEGGHVSVDIVYRKVPERVRKVLDIIDIGVVMVSGIILILVGAPIAWRSFMIREVDSSLGIVFAPPIWWFKWVAVISVVLITLQTIPMLLEKIKQWEVNQHG; this is encoded by the coding sequence GTGGATCCAATAAGTAGGCTTAATTCCAAACTTTCTTTTTTTATTATGTATTCCACCTTACTGATAACATTTGTAGTGGTTTACGAAGTAGCTACAAGATACTTTCTTAACATGGCAGACTCTCGTGCAATATTCGTCTCAGTATGGCTCTATGGAATCCTTTTCACATTAGGTGGGGCATATACTCTGCATGAAGGCGGTCATGTCTCAGTGGACATAGTTTACAGAAAAGTGCCAGAAAGGGTTAGGAAAGTGCTTGATATCATAGATATTGGAGTAGTTATGGTAAGCGGAATAATATTGATTTTGGTTGGAGCTCCTATCGCATGGAGATCTTTCATGATCAGAGAAGTAGATTCTAGTTTGGGAATAGTTTTTGCGCCTCCCATATGGTGGTTTAAGTGGGTCGCAGTAATATCGGTAGTTCTCATAACGCTCCAGACCATCCCAATGTTGCTAGAAAAGATTAAACAATGGGAGGTGAATCAACATGGCTAG
- a CDS encoding DmpA family aminopeptidase — protein sequence MKAPELGIKIGVSEHGKKNSISDVKGVKVGHVTLIQGEGKLIPGKGPVRTGVTAIIPHNGNIYKEKLLANVFVMNGYAKPVGLVQVQELGTLETPIILTNTLSIGTAADALIDYMLEQNEDIGVSTGSVNPVVMECNDSYLNDIRGKHVKREHIFEAIENAKEDFEEGAVGAGTGMSAFEFKGGIGSSSRVVHIEGRKYTVGALVLSNFGKREDLTIAGVPVGLELKDWPGKGGEGKGSIIIVVATDAPLTSRQLYRIAKRGTLGLARTGGYAYNGSGDIVFAFSTAQRVKHYQKDPLSIKALPDSILSPLFKATAEAIEEAIINSLLQAKTMSGRDNHIRYALPKEELIKIMEKYGRLEKS from the coding sequence ATGAAAGCTCCTGAACTTGGCATCAAAATTGGAGTTTCTGAACATGGAAAGAAAAACTCAATAAGTGATGTTAAAGGCGTCAAAGTTGGTCACGTCACGCTAATCCAAGGCGAAGGAAAACTTATCCCGGGTAAAGGGCCTGTAAGAACGGGAGTGACAGCGATAATCCCCCATAATGGGAATATCTATAAGGAAAAGCTTCTGGCAAATGTTTTCGTTATGAACGGTTACGCCAAACCAGTTGGCTTAGTTCAAGTGCAAGAACTGGGAACCCTTGAGACGCCGATAATACTAACTAACACTCTAAGCATCGGCACTGCTGCTGATGCCCTTATAGATTACATGCTTGAGCAAAATGAGGACATAGGAGTGAGTACAGGTTCAGTTAATCCAGTGGTCATGGAATGTAACGACTCCTACCTAAATGACATCAGAGGTAAGCACGTCAAAAGAGAGCACATATTTGAAGCAATTGAAAACGCAAAAGAAGACTTTGAAGAAGGTGCCGTTGGCGCTGGAACTGGGATGAGTGCCTTCGAGTTTAAGGGAGGTATTGGCTCTTCTTCTAGGGTTGTGCATATTGAGGGGAGAAAATACACCGTTGGAGCTTTGGTTTTGAGTAATTTTGGTAAAAGAGAGGATTTAACGATAGCTGGAGTCCCCGTAGGGCTGGAGCTGAAAGACTGGCCCGGAAAAGGGGGAGAAGGGAAAGGAAGCATAATAATTGTTGTTGCAACCGATGCTCCCCTAACTTCGAGACAACTCTATAGGATTGCCAAGAGGGGCACCTTAGGGTTGGCAAGAACTGGGGGTTATGCATACAATGGAAGCGGAGATATAGTTTTTGCCTTTTCGACTGCCCAAAGGGTAAAACACTACCAAAAAGATCCACTAAGCATAAAAGCACTCCCTGATAGCATCCTGTCACCCCTCTTTAAAGCTACAGCTGAGGCCATTGAAGAGGCGATAATTAACTCCCTTCTCCAGGCAAAGACCATGAGCGGAAGAGACAATCACATCCGCTACGCTCTTCCCAAAGAAGAGCTCATAAAAATAATGGAAAAGTATGGAAGGTTAGAAAAAAGCTGA
- a CDS encoding TIGR00296 family protein translates to MYKIKDEWGEFLVRLARKAIEEYLKSGKEIEPPKDTPPELWEKMGVFVTLNRVGVLPTQALRGCIGFPYPIYPLVRATIKAAIYAAVDDPRFPPVTLDELDNLTIEVSVLTPPEPVEGPPHERPKKIKVGRDGLIIKKGIYSGLLLPQVPIEWGWDEEEFLSETCWKAGLPPDCWLDEDTEVYRFTAEIFEEEYPNGPVKRKPLP, encoded by the coding sequence ATGTATAAGATAAAAGATGAGTGGGGAGAATTTCTAGTTAGGCTTGCCAGAAAAGCCATAGAGGAGTACTTGAAGTCTGGTAAGGAAATAGAGCCTCCTAAGGACACTCCTCCAGAACTTTGGGAAAAAATGGGAGTTTTTGTAACTCTTAACAGGGTAGGTGTTCTCCCTACGCAGGCATTACGTGGGTGCATAGGTTTCCCATATCCAATATATCCCTTAGTCAGAGCAACTATAAAAGCTGCTATTTATGCAGCTGTTGATGATCCGCGATTTCCTCCCGTAACACTTGACGAACTTGATAATCTAACGATAGAAGTCAGTGTTCTAACTCCTCCAGAGCCGGTAGAGGGGCCTCCTCACGAGAGACCTAAAAAGATAAAGGTTGGAAGGGATGGGCTTATCATTAAAAAGGGGATTTACAGCGGGCTTTTGCTTCCTCAAGTTCCTATTGAATGGGGATGGGATGAAGAGGAATTCTTGAGTGAAACATGCTGGAAGGCAGGCCTTCCACCGGACTGCTGGTTGGATGAAGATACAGAAGTTTACCGTTTTACGGCGGAGATTTTTGAGGAAGAGTATCCTAACGGGCCTGTGAAGAGAAAGCCACTTCCATAG
- a CDS encoding DUF373 family protein: MLAIDRDDDFGKKAGVSGPVIGRDACIDAALKLSLADPEDSDANVLYAAVKLYDELKERGEFEDVEVALITGHPDVGVKSDLELQKQLEEVLKRFPADGVIPVTDGAEDEQIFPIITSRIPIISTRRVVVKQSESIETTYYILYRYLKEILSDPEAAKIFFGLPGMILLIYGIARLLSIKYQQSVAIISSTVTGLILFLIGGYFFAKAFRIREVLGNFLTKGFIQFVSAVAAIFVLFAGAVNAYLNLESIALQLTGRYPGTELLGAVIFLNAINTPFIVSLGVLMIGKIVHSYLRRDYHIWYYISGILLLPALWITIDVTTLYALSIVSFASIEFLKKGLIAIADIALATLVGMYLRDKVRGWEKVETERSTPGV; the protein is encoded by the coding sequence GTGCTTGCCATCGATAGAGATGATGATTTTGGAAAAAAAGCTGGGGTTAGTGGACCTGTTATTGGAAGGGATGCATGTATAGATGCCGCTCTGAAACTTAGCCTTGCCGATCCTGAAGACAGCGATGCCAACGTTTTATATGCTGCAGTAAAGCTATACGACGAGCTCAAAGAAAGGGGAGAATTTGAAGATGTTGAAGTAGCACTCATTACAGGGCATCCAGATGTAGGTGTTAAGAGCGATCTGGAACTACAAAAACAGTTAGAAGAGGTTCTTAAGCGTTTTCCCGCTGATGGAGTTATACCAGTGACAGATGGAGCAGAAGATGAGCAAATATTCCCCATAATAACTTCAAGAATTCCTATCATAAGCACTCGCAGGGTTGTAGTAAAACAAAGCGAAAGCATTGAGACAACGTATTACATTCTGTATCGCTATCTAAAAGAAATCTTAAGTGATCCTGAAGCAGCAAAAATATTCTTTGGACTCCCTGGAATGATATTACTTATTTATGGCATTGCCCGGTTGCTTTCTATAAAATATCAACAGAGTGTTGCAATAATTTCGTCAACCGTTACCGGGTTAATACTCTTTCTCATAGGAGGATACTTCTTCGCAAAGGCTTTCCGAATAAGAGAAGTTCTAGGGAACTTCCTAACCAAGGGATTTATACAGTTTGTTTCTGCTGTTGCAGCAATATTCGTCCTCTTCGCTGGAGCAGTGAACGCTTATCTTAACTTAGAAAGCATTGCACTCCAATTAACCGGTAGGTATCCTGGGACGGAGCTCTTAGGAGCAGTTATCTTTCTAAATGCCATAAACACCCCATTTATCGTTTCACTGGGCGTTTTAATGATAGGCAAGATCGTTCATTCTTACCTGAGAAGGGATTACCATATATGGTATTACATAAGCGGCATTTTGCTGTTGCCGGCATTGTGGATAACAATTGACGTTACTACACTCTATGCCCTCTCAATAGTATCCTTTGCTTCAATTGAATTCCTGAAGAAAGGGCTCATAGCAATTGCCGATATAGCCCTTGCAACCCTTGTCGGAATGTATCTAAGGGATAAAGTAAGAGGATGGGAGAAAGTTGAAACTGAGAGAAGCACTCCGGGAGTATGA
- a CDS encoding aldolase — protein sequence MSRIVKEMLVRYSKLAHERGLTAAFGGNLSVLFNGKVFIKATGSVMDELTQEQIAVIDLDGNVLSLVKPSSEWKLHVESYKRRGDIRAIVHLHPPYSIVASTLLSEELPIITPEAEIYLKKIPIAEFKPAGSWELAKETAKYLEHYDAVILQNHGIVTVGKSLREAYYKAELVEESAKLWYLKEKGKQII from the coding sequence ATGAGCAGAATTGTTAAGGAGATGCTTGTTAGGTACTCCAAACTAGCTCACGAAAGAGGGCTAACCGCGGCATTTGGAGGCAATTTAAGTGTTCTTTTTAACGGAAAAGTCTTCATAAAGGCAACTGGGTCTGTTATGGATGAACTTACGCAAGAGCAAATAGCCGTGATTGACCTTGATGGGAACGTTCTAAGCTTAGTAAAGCCTTCTTCAGAATGGAAGCTTCATGTTGAAAGCTACAAGCGGAGAGGGGATATAAGAGCTATAGTCCATCTCCATCCCCCTTATTCGATAGTTGCATCTACGTTGCTTAGTGAAGAACTCCCCATAATAACACCCGAGGCTGAGATATATCTAAAAAAGATTCCCATAGCTGAGTTCAAACCAGCTGGGAGCTGGGAATTGGCTAAAGAGACTGCAAAGTATCTAGAACATTATGATGCAGTTATTTTGCAGAATCATGGAATAGTAACCGTCGGAAAAAGCTTAAGGGAAGCTTATTACAAAGCGGAATTGGTAGAAGAAAGTGCAAAGCTATGGTATCTAAAAGAAAAAGGCAAGCAAATCATTTAA
- the cobO gene encoding cob(I)yrinic acid a,c-diamide adenosyltransferase yields the protein MVDWKEKLGLVHIYTGNGKGKTTAAFGLALRMLGNGGRVIMIQFLKSVNVYGEQRKAQECGVVVESYGLPKFVHGKPEPEEIEAAKKALERAKEVVKSGKWDLVILDEICVALGFKMIKIEEVKELIKEKAPNTELVLTGRYCPVELYELADYITEMREIKHPYTKGVVARKGVEY from the coding sequence ATGGTTGACTGGAAAGAGAAACTCGGGTTGGTACACATATACACAGGAAACGGAAAAGGAAAAACCACAGCTGCCTTTGGCTTAGCATTAAGAATGCTTGGAAACGGAGGAAGGGTTATTATGATACAATTTTTGAAATCAGTTAATGTCTATGGCGAACAGAGAAAAGCCCAAGAATGCGGGGTTGTTGTTGAATCCTATGGTTTACCAAAGTTCGTTCACGGAAAACCTGAGCCAGAAGAGATTGAAGCTGCAAAAAAAGCATTAGAAAGAGCTAAGGAAGTTGTTAAAAGTGGCAAATGGGATCTCGTAATTCTAGACGAAATATGTGTAGCTTTGGGATTTAAGATGATAAAAATCGAAGAGGTTAAAGAGCTCATAAAAGAAAAAGCTCCAAATACTGAACTTGTCCTAACAGGCAGATATTGTCCGGTAGAGCTTTATGAATTAGCAGACTATATAACGGAAATGAGGGAAATAAAACATCCCTATACTAAGGGAGTGGTTGCCAGAAAGGGTGTAGAGTACTAA
- a CDS encoding TRAP transporter large permease subunit — protein sequence MACWIMAGGSAFSSVFSGIGGKKLVVDLLLSLPAAKITVLVFSLALIFFLGMFVDPVSIIMIMTPILTPAVTGLGYDPLWWGVAFTSMLLVSYLTPPVGLGLYYFKGAIEEVSMDEIYRAVIPFIVLQVIAIIVIILKPGIVLWFINILFRT from the coding sequence ATGGCATGCTGGATAATGGCAGGTGGTTCGGCATTTAGTTCAGTTTTCAGTGGAATAGGTGGGAAAAAGTTAGTGGTCGACCTGCTCCTCTCTCTCCCAGCGGCAAAGATCACTGTGCTAGTATTCTCACTGGCCCTAATCTTCTTCCTTGGAATGTTCGTGGATCCAGTTTCCATCATCATGATCATGACTCCAATATTAACTCCAGCAGTAACTGGGCTAGGATACGATCCCTTATGGTGGGGTGTAGCATTTACCTCAATGCTCCTAGTGTCATATCTAACTCCTCCAGTGGGGCTTGGACTCTACTACTTTAAAGGAGCCATTGAAGAAGTCTCAATGGATGAAATTTACCGGGCAGTGATACCATTTATCGTGTTGCAAGTGATAGCAATAATCGTCATAATTCTAAAGCCAGGAATAGTTCTTTGGTTTATAAACATTTTATTTAGGACCTAA
- a CDS encoding MTH1187 family thiamine-binding protein has protein sequence MGVIIEFVIVPLGELSLSKYIAHVVKLLEGKRVKYQLTPMGTIIEVPTLREGLKIVEEAHEAMFALGAKRVSTTIRIDDRRDKDRKMEDKVKSVFEKVRGDKD, from the coding sequence ATGGGAGTGATTATTGAATTTGTCATTGTTCCGTTGGGAGAACTAAGCTTAAGCAAATATATCGCCCATGTAGTAAAGCTTTTAGAGGGGAAGAGAGTAAAATATCAATTGACTCCTATGGGCACAATCATTGAAGTCCCAACTCTCAGAGAGGGTCTAAAGATAGTTGAAGAGGCTCATGAAGCAATGTTTGCACTAGGTGCAAAGAGAGTTTCAACAACGATAAGAATTGATGACAGAAGGGACAAGGATAGAAAAATGGAGGATAAGGTAAAATCAGTTTTTGAGAAAGTCCGGGGGGATAAAGATTAA
- a CDS encoding TRAP transporter substrate-binding protein, translating into MLQRISFGKNLAFGLIALVTLSLVAGCIGGETQATGAQTSAPAETYELKMATFYLAGDPGFEIAQHFADEVEKMSNGRIKIEVYQAGELGFPVTEIVDSTANGVVDIAIFYSSYLASQDPVLALAGGKPGPISNPYELFYQVKAVEDLVQKSFEKFGVVYIGPMIYGEPEILVSTKPITKLDDVKGMILRSSGLAAVFYNTLGAQAMMMASGELYQALQLGTIDGLEWTDYAADYKMGFHEVAKYIVEPTKGVNLHSEAAVHAFLIVNPEVWNKLPDDLKEIIKVANMETYLWGSYYVNTLNREYRQKWIDAGATLVKLPPEDNQKIIETAVQLHIEYAKKSPEAQEYVKRLVKVWRDLGYEEWANALEAALG; encoded by the coding sequence ATGTTGCAAAGAATCTCTTTTGGGAAAAATTTGGCGTTTGGATTGATTGCTTTGGTGACCCTGTCTTTAGTGGCAGGGTGTATTGGAGGAGAAACTCAAGCCACAGGAGCCCAAACTAGTGCTCCAGCAGAAACGTATGAGCTCAAAATGGCTACGTTCTATTTAGCAGGTGATCCAGGGTTTGAAATAGCTCAACATTTCGCCGATGAAGTCGAAAAAATGTCCAATGGCAGAATAAAGATTGAAGTTTATCAGGCTGGAGAACTTGGTTTCCCAGTGACTGAGATTGTGGACTCAACTGCTAACGGTGTAGTTGACATAGCAATCTTTTACAGCAGCTATTTAGCTTCTCAAGACCCAGTATTGGCTCTTGCGGGAGGTAAACCCGGACCTATCTCAAACCCATATGAACTCTTCTATCAAGTAAAGGCCGTTGAAGACCTTGTTCAAAAGAGCTTTGAAAAGTTCGGTGTAGTATATATCGGCCCCATGATCTATGGAGAACCGGAAATTCTAGTGTCAACTAAGCCCATAACCAAGCTAGATGATGTCAAAGGTATGATACTAAGATCTTCAGGTCTAGCTGCAGTATTTTACAACACTCTCGGTGCCCAAGCTATGATGATGGCATCTGGTGAGCTCTATCAAGCCCTTCAACTTGGAACTATAGACGGGCTTGAGTGGACAGACTATGCGGCAGATTACAAGATGGGCTTCCACGAAGTGGCTAAATATATTGTGGAGCCTACAAAAGGTGTAAACTTGCACAGTGAAGCTGCAGTACATGCATTCTTGATCGTAAACCCCGAGGTATGGAACAAACTTCCAGACGACCTTAAAGAAATTATTAAAGTGGCCAACATGGAGACATATCTCTGGGGCAGCTACTATGTTAATACATTGAACAGAGAATACAGACAAAAATGGATTGATGCAGGGGCAACCCTTGTTAAGCTACCACCTGAAGACAACCAGAAGATAATTGAAACTGCTGTACAACTCCACATAGAGTATGCTAAGAAGAGTCCAGAAGCCCAAGAATACGTTAAGAGACTTGTTAAGGTTTGGAGAGACTTAGGATACGAAGAGTGGGCCAATGCATTGGAAGCTGCATTAGGATAA
- a CDS encoding deoxyribonuclease IV, whose translation MIKIDRLRFGTAGIPLSTPKPSTISGIEQVRKLGLDAMELEFVRGVNIKPEMAKKIKYVAQKNDVLLTAHAPYYINLNATEKAKVEASKRRIIQSAERLHEAGGWSVVFHAGYYLKQDPSKVYEKIKNEIKDIVRVLQDKGIDVWIRPELTGKPTQFGSLQEIIKLSQDVEQVLPAIDFAHCHARNKGKYNSAEEWREILSLIEKELGREALDNMHIHISGINYSEKGERNHLNLQESDMKWEDLLRVLKEFRVKGVVISESPNIEGDALLMKKKYEEIKV comes from the coding sequence ATGATAAAGATTGACAGGCTGAGATTCGGAACAGCCGGAATACCTCTTTCAACACCAAAGCCCTCAACGATCTCTGGCATAGAACAGGTTAGAAAGCTTGGCTTAGATGCAATGGAGCTTGAGTTTGTGAGAGGAGTTAATATAAAACCCGAAATGGCCAAAAAAATAAAATATGTCGCACAAAAGAACGATGTTCTTCTCACGGCACATGCGCCTTATTACATAAACCTAAACGCAACAGAGAAAGCGAAAGTAGAAGCAAGCAAAAGGAGGATAATCCAGAGTGCCGAGCGTTTGCACGAGGCTGGAGGCTGGAGTGTGGTGTTCCACGCAGGTTATTACTTAAAACAAGATCCATCTAAGGTTTATGAGAAAATTAAGAACGAAATAAAGGACATTGTGAGAGTTTTACAGGACAAAGGAATAGACGTGTGGATAAGGCCAGAGCTGACTGGAAAGCCAACCCAGTTTGGAAGCCTCCAAGAAATAATAAAGCTAAGCCAGGATGTTGAACAAGTTTTACCAGCCATAGATTTCGCCCATTGCCATGCGAGAAACAAAGGAAAGTACAACAGTGCTGAAGAGTGGAGGGAGATACTGTCACTCATCGAGAAGGAACTTGGAAGAGAGGCTTTAGATAACATGCATATTCACATAAGTGGAATAAACTACTCCGAAAAGGGTGAGAGGAACCATTTGAACCTGCAGGAAAGCGATATGAAGTGGGAGGATTTGCTAAGGGTTTTAAAAGAGTTCAGGGTCAAAGGAGTCGTTATAAGCGAGAGCCCCAACATAGAGGGCGATGCTCTGTTAATGAAGAAAAAATATGAGGAGATCAAAGTTTAG
- a CDS encoding UPF0147 family protein, translating to MSEERIQQIIQVLKEQVVQDTIVPRNIRRAAEQAIEALMDASKDPTVRAADAIAILEEISEDPNMPMHTRTIIWEVLGALEQIK from the coding sequence ATGAGCGAGGAAAGGATCCAACAGATTATCCAAGTTCTGAAAGAGCAGGTTGTTCAGGATACGATCGTCCCGAGGAATATTAGGAGGGCTGCTGAACAAGCAATTGAAGCCCTAATGGATGCCAGCAAAGATCCAACCGTGAGAGCCGCGGATGCTATCGCTATTCTTGAGGAGATTAGCGAGGATCCAAACATGCCAATGCACACGAGAACTATAATCTGGGAAGTATTGGGCGCTTTGGAGCAGATTAAATGA
- a CDS encoding TRAP transporter large permease subunit, with protein MASTLMPFVMFLFLFGLILLNIPVAFALFFTSIVFGLIFWGWNGLYVTFQGIWSLMNNWALVALPLFVFMSAVLEKSGIADELFTTFYKLLGRIRGSLAVIAIILGYTIGAMSGVIAAAIASLALIIYPLMVRHGYDKKLAIGSILAAGTLPQVVPPSFNMIVYGSVAGVSVGKLFAGGLGVGTVMAIIFSIYVLVWSHLNKDKVPVFEAGEITLKEKIASLKYLIGPLAIIFGVLGSIFTGIATPTEASGVGAFLSLVYVFLRGQVNQEGHRRSLDCHFKSHLNGMLDNGRWFGI; from the coding sequence ATGGCTAGTACCCTTATGCCGTTTGTAATGTTCCTGTTCCTATTTGGGCTTATATTGTTGAATATCCCCGTAGCTTTTGCGTTGTTCTTCACGTCGATAGTGTTTGGACTGATCTTCTGGGGATGGAATGGTTTATATGTTACGTTTCAAGGAATATGGAGCCTGATGAATAATTGGGCTCTTGTGGCGTTGCCCTTGTTTGTGTTCATGTCTGCAGTTCTTGAAAAAAGTGGGATTGCGGATGAATTGTTTACTACGTTCTATAAGCTTTTGGGTAGAATAAGAGGTTCTTTAGCGGTAATAGCAATTATTCTGGGTTATACAATTGGAGCAATGTCAGGAGTCATAGCAGCAGCAATAGCCAGCTTGGCACTTATTATATACCCTCTCATGGTTAGACACGGATACGACAAAAAACTTGCCATAGGTTCAATATTGGCAGCAGGTACATTACCACAAGTTGTTCCGCCGAGCTTTAACATGATCGTTTATGGTTCTGTTGCAGGAGTGTCTGTAGGAAAGCTCTTTGCCGGAGGACTTGGAGTTGGGACGGTAATGGCTATCATATTCAGTATTTACGTACTAGTGTGGAGCCACTTAAACAAGGACAAAGTACCAGTGTTTGAAGCTGGGGAGATTACACTTAAGGAAAAAATAGCTTCGCTTAAGTATCTCATTGGGCCGCTTGCTATAATATTTGGAGTTTTAGGTTCAATATTTACAGGAATAGCAACACCAACAGAGGCTTCTGGTGTTGGAGCATTCCTAAGTTTGGTGTACGTCTTCTTAAGGGGGCAAGTTAACCAAGAAGGTCATAGACGAAGCCTTGATTGTCACTTTAAAAGTCACCTCAATGGCATGCTGGATAATGGCAGGTGGTTCGGCATTTAG
- a CDS encoding aminotransferase class V-fold PLP-dependent enzyme, whose product MSIKHLFPGLKNFKAYLNTASAGFLPLTALKRIMDFSSYLVDFKEGADSVDFLDREIMEKVLEEGAKLFHTSKENLTLTIQTTEGLKRLLLSLEPRKGMNIVSFDMEFPSLACLLKSYAKKHRLELRIVKNRGGWYFIEDVEKAVDDSTFAVIGSSVQWISGQRMNLKEISKIAHEHGAWLIADAVQHAGGLVLYPEREGVDAFVAGGEKWLLNPSIGSGIMYISNELIEEASPLAGLLNMKPPMGEWSSWWGMPEKNPWGKFELKNDARKLDFGGGPPYLMATALWGALELINALNIEKIEKHNTKLAGKIRDEALSLGLEVIGNENWENSAIVTIKTGLSYEKEEEIYQQMIAEGIKVSHRGALGHYGIRASPHLYNEMEDVEIFLNSLVDYLSKL is encoded by the coding sequence ATGAGCATTAAACATCTCTTTCCCGGATTAAAGAATTTTAAAGCTTATTTGAACACGGCAAGTGCTGGATTTTTGCCCTTAACTGCTCTCAAAAGAATTATGGATTTTTCGTCTTATTTGGTAGATTTCAAGGAAGGGGCTGACTCGGTGGACTTTTTAGACAGAGAGATCATGGAAAAAGTCCTCGAAGAGGGAGCAAAGCTTTTTCATACCAGCAAAGAGAATCTAACCCTAACAATCCAGACAACAGAGGGGCTGAAGAGATTACTCTTATCGCTGGAGCCGAGAAAGGGCATGAATATTGTCTCCTTTGATATGGAGTTCCCCTCACTCGCCTGTCTTCTTAAAAGCTATGCAAAAAAGCACCGTCTGGAGCTCAGGATTGTCAAAAACAGAGGTGGCTGGTACTTCATTGAAGATGTTGAGAAAGCTGTAGATGATAGCACCTTTGCAGTAATCGGGAGCAGTGTCCAGTGGATCTCGGGCCAAAGGATGAACCTAAAGGAAATATCCAAAATTGCCCACGAGCATGGGGCATGGCTCATAGCGGATGCTGTTCAGCATGCTGGTGGTTTGGTATTATATCCAGAAAGAGAAGGAGTCGATGCCTTTGTTGCTGGGGGTGAGAAGTGGTTACTTAACCCCTCTATTGGTTCTGGGATTATGTATATCTCCAATGAACTTATCGAAGAAGCCTCCCCACTAGCCGGACTGTTGAATATGAAGCCCCCTATGGGAGAGTGGTCATCGTGGTGGGGAATGCCCGAAAAGAATCCTTGGGGAAAATTCGAGCTTAAAAACGATGCGAGAAAGCTTGACTTTGGTGGTGGTCCGCCTTACCTTATGGCAACAGCTCTCTGGGGAGCCCTTGAGTTGATAAATGCCCTAAACATAGAGAAAATTGAGAAGCACAACACCAAGCTCGCAGGAAAGATTAGAGATGAAGCTCTGAGCTTGGGGTTAGAGGTTATTGGTAACGAAAACTGGGAAAACTCGGCAATAGTTACAATAAAAACAGGCTTGAGCTATGAGAAAGAAGAAGAAATTTACCAACAGATGATCGCTGAAGGAATAAAGGTCAGTCACAGGGGAGCGTTGGGTCATTACGGTATACGGGCTTCTCCTCACTTGTACAACGAAATGGAGGATGTTGAGATATTTTTGAATTCCCTCGTGGATTATCTTTCTAAACTTTGA